The Candidatus Auribacterota bacterium genome window below encodes:
- a CDS encoding radical SAM protein — MNILLLNPPFIGKFSRASRSPAVTKSGTIYYPFWLAYAAGLLEQRGFNIRLVDAPADGLTREQILVKLTGFTPDLIVVDTSTPSIYEDVKCAAFLKRQYPHNVITLVGTHPSALPEETLCLDGAIDVVARGEYDETLVELAKAVDAGGDFSAIKGISYRAGNLVRHNAARALIEDVDRLPFVTSVYKKHLTIRNYYFAAARYPMVMIITGRGCPYRCFFCVYPQTFHGHRYRPRSPENVVAEFEYVKENLPQVREIGIEDDTFTAIAERSERICDLLIERQIGLPWYCNGRADISYPLLRKMRRAGCRLITVGFESADQGVLNAIHKGLTVERMLQFAMDARRAGILIHGCIMIGNPGENADTVRRSFDFALRTRCDSMQFYPLFVYPGTEAYDWARRSGYLKSTNFRNWLDVKGDYACVLDLPGLPAGKIVEICKRFYIHYHLRPSYILYKIWQFVTRPSEGLRTLRSGLLYLRFLWRDKIGSA; from the coding sequence CACAAAGAGCGGCACGATATATTATCCGTTCTGGCTCGCCTACGCCGCAGGCCTTCTCGAGCAAAGAGGATTCAACATCCGCTTGGTGGATGCCCCCGCTGATGGGTTGACCCGAGAGCAGATTTTAGTAAAGCTGACGGGCTTTACACCAGACCTCATCGTCGTGGATACCAGCACCCCGAGCATTTATGAGGATGTGAAATGCGCAGCATTTCTTAAACGACAGTATCCGCACAATGTAATCACCCTCGTTGGTACCCATCCATCGGCACTTCCGGAAGAAACGCTGTGCCTGGACGGCGCCATTGATGTTGTGGCGCGAGGGGAATATGATGAAACCCTTGTCGAACTTGCGAAGGCAGTTGACGCGGGAGGAGATTTCTCCGCGATTAAAGGGATCAGCTACCGCGCGGGCAATCTGGTGCGGCACAATGCCGCCAGGGCGTTGATAGAAGATGTGGACAGACTTCCCTTTGTGACATCGGTGTACAAGAAACATCTCACCATACGCAACTATTATTTTGCCGCAGCCCGTTATCCGATGGTGATGATCATTACCGGCCGCGGGTGCCCCTACCGGTGCTTCTTCTGCGTGTACCCGCAAACCTTTCACGGCCATCGTTACCGGCCGCGAAGTCCGGAAAACGTTGTTGCGGAGTTTGAGTACGTGAAGGAGAACCTCCCGCAGGTGCGGGAAATCGGAATCGAGGATGACACCTTCACCGCCATTGCCGAGCGGAGTGAGCGGATATGCGATCTCCTGATCGAGCGGCAGATTGGTCTGCCCTGGTATTGCAATGGGCGAGCCGACATCAGCTACCCGCTGCTCAGGAAGATGAGGAGGGCGGGGTGCAGGCTCATCACGGTGGGGTTTGAGAGCGCCGATCAGGGAGTCCTCAATGCGATACACAAGGGATTGACAGTAGAGCGGATGCTCCAGTTTGCCATGGACGCGCGCCGGGCGGGGATACTCATACACGGCTGCATCATGATCGGCAATCCCGGAGAAAATGCCGATACCGTCCGGAGAAGCTTCGATTTTGCACTGCGCACACGGTGTGACAGCATGCAGTTTTACCCCCTATTCGTTTATCCGGGCACTGAGGCGTATGACTGGGCACGTCGATCCGGCTACTTGAAAAGCACCAACTTCCGCAACTGGCTGGATGTGAAGGGGGATTATGCGTGCGTGCTGGATCTCCCCGGACTCCCTGCCGGGAAAATTGTCGAAATCTGTAAAAGGTTCTATATTCACTACCATTTGCGCCCATCGTATATCCTCTACAAAATCTGGCAGTTTGTGACGCGGCCCTCGGAGGGGCTCAGAACACTGCGTTCAGGGCTCCTGTATCTGCGCTTTCTATGGCGGGACAAAATCGGGAGCGCCTGA
- a CDS encoding radical SAM protein has product MNIVLIHPLYRHIYRKIRGVRYLDPPLGLLYIAAALRDNNHAVTVIDAEAENVHDHTAIARAVWTRKPDMVGISFTTPMLGSSADAITSIKKLMPSVPVVIGGPHVTALPADTLKATGADIAVVGEGEETVQELASLLSARKPLNTCAGISLRLNGNIEQTPRRGFIKDLDALPFPARDLLKITLYKHASSLRRRVRPYYTNIISSRGCPFHCIFCGSSAVFGSTIRYRSPIRVVDEINDCMERLNIGIFGFADDTLTVRKSHVLGICEEILLRRIDPLWMAQARVDTVDEETIISMKRAGCRAIHFGYESGSQMILDNINKGITLEQSLTATRIARRAGLKIHGYFMIGNIGETASTVAETIAFAKKLNPDTAQFTIAQPFPGTKFSEIAAREGRAATCFDEYKCYESATYVPPGMSREELLSLHRKAFMSFYFRPRFFLKYLSQLLSPRNWRSIADGVTSLWNISRRG; this is encoded by the coding sequence ATGAATATCGTTCTCATCCACCCTTTATACCGGCATATCTACAGAAAAATCCGCGGTGTCCGCTATCTCGATCCTCCGCTCGGGTTGCTCTATATCGCCGCCGCGCTGCGGGACAACAATCATGCGGTCACGGTTATTGACGCCGAAGCAGAGAACGTTCATGACCATACCGCCATCGCCCGCGCAGTGTGGACTCGCAAACCGGACATGGTCGGCATCAGCTTTACCACTCCCATGCTCGGCTCGTCTGCGGATGCAATAACATCTATTAAAAAATTAATGCCGTCGGTTCCTGTCGTCATTGGGGGCCCGCACGTCACCGCCCTCCCTGCGGATACACTAAAGGCGACGGGGGCTGACATCGCGGTGGTGGGCGAAGGAGAGGAAACAGTCCAGGAATTAGCCTCCCTCCTTTCAGCCCGAAAGCCCCTGAACACGTGCGCAGGTATCTCCCTCAGATTGAATGGGAACATCGAACAAACTCCGCGCAGGGGTTTTATCAAGGACCTTGATGCGCTCCCATTCCCCGCAAGAGATCTATTGAAGATAACTCTCTATAAACATGCATCCTCTTTACGCCGACGGGTTCGTCCATACTATACGAATATCATTTCATCCCGGGGGTGCCCTTTCCACTGCATCTTCTGCGGGAGCTCGGCTGTGTTCGGTTCAACGATTCGTTATCGGTCACCGATTCGCGTGGTTGATGAGATCAATGATTGCATGGAGCGGCTCAACATAGGGATATTCGGCTTCGCTGACGACACACTCACTGTACGGAAGAGCCATGTGCTCGGAATTTGTGAAGAGATCCTCCTCAGGAGGATCGATCCGCTCTGGATGGCGCAGGCTCGGGTTGACACGGTGGATGAAGAAACAATAATCTCGATGAAGCGGGCCGGATGCAGGGCGATTCACTTCGGCTATGAGTCCGGAAGTCAGATGATACTCGACAACATAAACAAGGGGATAACCCTGGAGCAGTCGCTCACGGCCACACGCATTGCCAGACGGGCTGGACTCAAGATTCATGGCTATTTCATGATAGGGAACATAGGAGAAACAGCGTCAACCGTAGCGGAGACGATCGCATTCGCGAAAAAACTCAATCCGGACACGGCGCAATTCACCATCGCCCAACCGTTCCCGGGAACGAAGTTCAGCGAGATTGCAGCCAGAGAGGGGAGAGCGGCAACCTGCTTCGATGAGTATAAGTGCTATGAATCAGCAACCTATGTCCCTCCAGGAATGAGCCGCGAAGAACTCCTCTCCCTGCATCGCAAGGCATTCATGTCATTTTACTTCAGACCCCGCTTCTTTCTCAAGTACCTGAGTCAACTCCTCTCGCCCCGTAATTGGAGGTCAATTGCTGACGGCGTTACCTCGCTGTGGAATATATCCCGGAGAGGATAA
- a CDS encoding radical SAM protein — translation MFGAHIPLAVWIDVTNRCPAGCAYCEVFKSGKGDIPLPGLLRLMDELRELGCVRLHLTGGDPLIRDDIGEIIDHARRHNFLLTLSTREHFVPKRIADLEKIDMLFLSFEGEESVHDELKGKGSFRALMDAFALLRQRKVKFLTTTTLTKRNVQSVPFILETARRYGFVANFQCLHYPLTAASSSGFRTTHPLADLLLTEEEHRAIGRKLLGLRRVGFPIATSAPCLRYIFLEWKNHQEVFLPHRLRPGLRCWAGRLFCQIDVEGFVYPCGSTFERGRRDEYLNALDVGFGKAFAHLASSPCQACLQACHVELNLLFSLDIGTLWHWFRTLVAPRGRAETGDS, via the coding sequence ATGTTCGGTGCGCATATCCCCCTTGCCGTATGGATTGACGTTACCAATCGCTGCCCCGCCGGTTGCGCCTACTGCGAGGTCTTCAAATCGGGGAAGGGGGACATACCCCTGCCCGGCCTCCTGCGGCTCATGGACGAGCTCCGGGAGCTCGGCTGCGTGCGCCTCCATCTCACCGGGGGCGATCCCCTCATCAGGGACGATATCGGCGAGATCATCGACCACGCCCGAAGGCACAACTTTCTGCTCACCCTCTCGACCAGGGAGCATTTCGTGCCGAAGAGGATCGCGGACCTGGAAAAGATCGATATGCTCTTCTTGAGCTTCGAGGGAGAGGAGAGCGTGCACGACGAACTGAAGGGGAAGGGGAGCTTCCGGGCGCTCATGGATGCGTTCGCCCTGCTCCGTCAGCGAAAGGTGAAGTTCCTGACGACAACTACCCTGACGAAGCGGAACGTTCAATCTGTCCCGTTCATCCTCGAGACCGCCCGGCGCTACGGCTTCGTCGCCAATTTTCAGTGCCTGCACTATCCTCTCACCGCCGCCTCGTCCTCCGGTTTTCGCACCACCCATCCCCTGGCGGACCTCCTCCTCACGGAGGAGGAGCACCGGGCGATCGGGAGAAAGCTCCTGGGGCTCCGAAGGGTGGGATTTCCCATCGCCACCTCGGCGCCGTGCCTCCGCTACATCTTTTTGGAGTGGAAGAACCATCAGGAGGTGTTTCTTCCGCACCGGCTTCGTCCGGGACTCCGCTGCTGGGCGGGGAGACTCTTCTGCCAGATCGACGTAGAGGGGTTCGTCTACCCGTGCGGCTCGACGTTCGAGCGGGGACGGCGGGACGAGTATCTCAACGCCCTCGACGTCGGCTTCGGGAAGGCGTTCGCGCATCTTGCCTCGAGCCCCTGCCAGGCCTGCCTGCAGGCCTGTCATGTCGAGCTGAATCTGCTGTTTTCCCTCGACATCGGAACGCTATGGCACTGGTTTCGCACTCTTGTCGCCCCCCGGGGGCGCGCCGAAACGGGGGACTCATGA
- a CDS encoding radical SAM protein encodes MTARNGIRVALVNLPQVVPELMHISRVRKAYSETAQILPNLSLAYLAAQLEREGFEVRYVEAFALKLSVDRIVEALRDFAPHAVCYNLITETFLNSLAYIRTIRERIPAPAIVGGMHLSLYPHETLSHRCIDYGIVGEGWKSLPRLLHSLAEGETDLSGVQGLLYRTGDELVQNAPSEGCTPLESVPFPARHLLPNDAYNCVMSKRFPITVMISSYGCPFKCSYCDVGTLSFQMRSAESVIAEMTECRERHGIREIWFQDETFTLNANRLYAICEALMRSKLDVIWSIRTRADLVTLDMLKAMKRAGCFKIHLGVESADPAVLAELGRTIPLERIRDAFFWAREAGIAPLAFFMIGNPLEDRAALERSISFAGSLPCDFIQVNKLTPCPPSKFYTRVVRETGRDYWAEYTRGNSAAIAEMGNYFSLFPPEELDAWQKKFFRTFYFRPSYIVRRIVEVRSWKEFKSLAKAALSIT; translated from the coding sequence ATGACCGCGCGCAACGGCATCCGGGTGGCCCTGGTGAATCTCCCGCAGGTTGTCCCCGAGCTCATGCACATCTCCCGGGTGCGGAAGGCATACTCCGAGACCGCCCAGATCCTTCCCAACCTCAGCCTCGCCTACCTGGCGGCGCAGCTCGAGCGCGAGGGCTTCGAGGTGCGGTATGTCGAGGCGTTCGCGTTGAAGCTCTCGGTTGACCGGATCGTCGAGGCGCTGCGGGACTTCGCCCCGCACGCGGTCTGCTATAACCTGATCACCGAGACCTTCCTGAATTCTCTCGCTTACATCAGGACGATCAGGGAGCGCATCCCGGCGCCCGCGATCGTGGGGGGGATGCACCTCTCCCTCTACCCGCACGAGACGCTTTCCCATCGGTGCATCGACTACGGGATCGTCGGCGAGGGCTGGAAGAGCCTGCCCCGTCTTTTGCATTCGCTCGCGGAGGGGGAAACCGATCTCTCGGGAGTGCAGGGGCTCCTGTACAGGACGGGCGATGAGCTCGTGCAAAACGCGCCCAGCGAGGGGTGCACCCCCCTGGAGAGCGTTCCGTTCCCGGCGCGGCACCTCCTCCCCAATGACGCCTATAACTGCGTGATGTCCAAGCGCTTTCCCATCACGGTGATGATCTCGAGCTACGGCTGCCCGTTCAAGTGCTCCTATTGCGACGTGGGGACCCTCTCCTTCCAGATGCGCAGCGCGGAGAGCGTGATTGCCGAAATGACCGAGTGCAGGGAGAGGCACGGCATCCGGGAGATCTGGTTCCAGGACGAGACGTTCACTCTCAACGCGAACCGCCTGTACGCCATCTGCGAGGCGCTTATGCGCTCGAAGCTGGACGTGATCTGGTCCATCAGAACCCGGGCAGATCTGGTCACCCTCGACATGCTCAAGGCCATGAAGCGCGCGGGCTGTTTCAAAATCCATTTAGGCGTCGAATCGGCCGACCCGGCGGTCCTCGCCGAGCTCGGCCGCACCATCCCCCTCGAGAGGATACGGGACGCCTTTTTCTGGGCTCGTGAGGCCGGCATCGCCCCGCTTGCCTTCTTCATGATCGGCAACCCCCTGGAGGACCGCGCGGCGCTCGAGCGGTCGATCAGTTTCGCCGGGAGCCTGCCGTGTGATTTCATCCAGGTCAACAAGCTGACCCCCTGCCCCCCGTCCAAATTCTATACCCGCGTCGTTCGGGAAACCGGGCGCGATTACTGGGCGGAATATACGCGGGGCAACAGCGCCGCCATCGCGGAAATGGGAAACTATTTCTCCCTGTTTCCCCCCGAAGAACTCGATGCGTGGCAGAAAAAATTCTTCCGAACGTTCTACTTTCGCCCCTCCTATATTGTACGGAGGATCGTCGAGGTGCGGTCATGGAAGGAGTTTAAGAGTCTCGCCAAGGCGGCGCTCTCGATCACCTGA
- a CDS encoding radical SAM protein gives MRKKYLRVLLNRLRSAGPGALLRQGWNAMAVARAAAAGGAPPAPVSATLVLTYRCNQRCVMCNFPGRARRDTPEMSTVRARQIIGELALMGTSGISFYGGEPLLRKDIVELTAHAHSLGLMTHISTNGMLLSLETAQALVRAGADLISISLDGGVAETHDRQRGVPGAFQAVQCAVESVRAARAAVGRRCHCALAATLTAGNADETGRIIAAARALRADTLSVFEAQELSGLAPWGSGAETETLRRAHTLLREEKKRDPNFIDNSEEYIRTCLALLDGKPPPARCCAPYSDIFIDTYEDVYACNYFFGMARMIGNLRGGSVAAFWRSNDYRKAREDLRNCALCNYMCHRELSLILNRMNIFRIPRGFSRTAV, from the coding sequence ATGCGCAAGAAATATCTGCGAGTACTGCTGAACCGCCTGCGATCCGCCGGCCCCGGTGCGCTGCTGCGCCAGGGGTGGAACGCCATGGCCGTCGCCCGGGCCGCGGCGGCGGGCGGAGCGCCGCCGGCCCCCGTCTCGGCGACCCTTGTCCTCACCTATCGCTGCAACCAGCGGTGCGTCATGTGCAACTTCCCCGGCCGGGCCCGCAGGGACACCCCGGAGATGTCGACCGTCCGGGCGCGCCAGATCATCGGGGAGCTCGCGCTGATGGGGACTTCTGGGATCTCCTTCTACGGCGGAGAACCGCTGTTGAGAAAGGATATTGTGGAGCTCACCGCCCATGCCCACTCCCTGGGGCTCATGACGCATATCTCCACCAACGGGATGCTCCTGAGCCTTGAAACCGCCCAGGCCCTCGTGCGCGCCGGGGCTGACCTGATTTCGATCTCCCTCGACGGAGGCGTCGCCGAAACCCATGACCGCCAGCGCGGAGTGCCCGGCGCATTCCAGGCGGTGCAGTGCGCCGTCGAAAGCGTTCGCGCCGCACGCGCCGCCGTCGGGAGGCGCTGTCACTGCGCGCTCGCCGCGACGCTCACCGCGGGGAATGCGGATGAGACCGGGCGGATCATCGCCGCCGCACGGGCCCTCCGGGCCGATACGCTCTCTGTTTTCGAGGCACAGGAATTGTCGGGCCTTGCGCCGTGGGGTTCCGGGGCGGAGACGGAAACGCTGCGCCGCGCCCACACGCTGCTGCGGGAGGAGAAGAAGAGAGATCCCAACTTCATCGACAACTCGGAGGAGTATATCCGCACCTGTCTGGCCCTTCTCGACGGAAAGCCGCCGCCCGCGCGGTGCTGCGCGCCCTACTCCGACATCTTTATCGACACGTACGAAGACGTGTATGCGTGCAATTATTTCTTCGGCATGGCGCGAATGATCGGGAACCTTCGCGGCGGCAGCGTGGCGGCGTTCTGGCGCTCCAACGACTACCGGAAGGCGCGGGAGGATCTGCGGAACTGCGCGCTCTGTAACTATATGTGCCATCGGGAGCTAAGCCTGATACTCAATCGCATGAACATCTTCCGCATCCCTCGCGGCTTTTCGCGAACCGCCGTGTGA
- a CDS encoding DUF2304 domain-containing protein produces the protein MANRLSIFLLLTSVGLILFIVELVRRRRLKEKYSVLWLVMGIVITAMIIWPRFGIFLKNICGVEALSNMVFLAAMIFIVVMCIHFSMCISMLTEQTKTLAQEIALLKCGGGSGRSEKDRC, from the coding sequence ATGGCAAACAGGCTGAGCATCTTTTTACTATTAACCAGTGTGGGGCTTATTCTGTTCATTGTTGAGCTTGTGCGGAGAAGGCGGCTCAAGGAAAAGTATAGCGTGCTATGGCTCGTGATGGGCATCGTGATTACAGCAATGATTATATGGCCGCGGTTCGGCATTTTCTTGAAAAATATATGCGGGGTCGAGGCCCTCTCGAACATGGTGTTTCTGGCAGCAATGATTTTTATTGTGGTGATGTGCATTCACTTTTCGATGTGCATTTCCATGCTGACGGAGCAGACGAAGACACTTGCCCAGGAGATAGCACTCCTTAAATGTGGCGGTGGGTCGGGGCGATCGGAGAAAGACCGTTGCTGA
- a CDS encoding discoidin domain-containing protein, with the protein MWRWVGAIGERPLLMDAGRNTTIRHAALHAGTVLFFILAALYMTYPLIIGMTNTVGHPCLGLEGAYWIGEGSKIWTHPHDLWAATFFFPHRDTLITNQWTLGIYLMAGPVYLFTRNAILASNFYLLLGYFLNGLCMFFLTRHLLKNTYGALVAGFVFAYCPFRFSAPMLTGIMSNYWICLSLLFLHRFMESRREGAGRPVRLSRDALFAAFFFGLQCITDPFTGIFYSLMLALYLVSHFAAGRLRRTPDMLLNIIAAVAIVACMISPLFYPYMEMIGVRGSEDMARGLEESQILSCDLISYLVTPPTNFVYGWIPHVYKVSRAQYLFPGFVAGFLFIVGLVRKKGSHLSGSGEKLFLIILGILGILISFGPYISCGGQRICPGPYLLLYRWCPLFRSLRAIGWAAQLWLIPFAIFCGGGAVALLGCISARRIRALTGVSIILFILIEYFNKNASGDYFTAQNYHVDLQVPQVYEWLKLQPGEFGVLELPMPDNDGEFEVSGNETYYMFWSLYHGKRIVNGDSSFRPPEYWPLIDIMAHFPSKESIAILRALGVKYVIIHPDRYDYDEFEHRKIGDGIGKTVVERTQQLPDALRFVGGFGHSVVFELLARGTPPPPRREGTWREIKPAGDWKLTSTINQDLLPLIFDRNMATAWTAFHGCNLYNNNNTVEVDMGKVLELSRMVLCYRGFREFPRGVWAQVSEDGKSWDTIDVLPSYRDLVVTLINDPHKRELDMVFAPRRVRYIRLIQTLPSLWWSISELRLYTKGDNARETIEEGDAKPAQVKAGVSRMD; encoded by the coding sequence ATGTGGCGGTGGGTCGGGGCGATCGGAGAAAGACCGTTGCTGATGGACGCCGGCAGAAACACAACCATACGCCACGCGGCATTGCACGCGGGAACGGTGCTCTTTTTTATCCTTGCCGCGCTCTACATGACGTATCCCCTGATCATCGGGATGACAAACACGGTGGGGCATCCGTGTCTCGGTTTAGAAGGGGCGTACTGGATCGGGGAGGGATCGAAAATATGGACGCATCCTCACGACCTGTGGGCTGCGACATTCTTTTTCCCGCATCGCGACACCCTCATAACCAACCAGTGGACGCTCGGGATTTATCTTATGGCCGGGCCGGTGTATCTCTTCACGCGCAACGCGATCCTTGCGTCTAATTTTTATCTGCTGCTCGGCTATTTTCTGAACGGCCTCTGCATGTTCTTTCTTACAAGGCATCTTCTTAAGAACACTTACGGGGCTCTTGTCGCCGGCTTCGTGTTTGCCTATTGCCCGTTCAGATTTTCCGCGCCGATGCTCACCGGCATCATGTCGAATTACTGGATATGCCTGTCGCTCCTCTTCCTCCACAGGTTCATGGAATCACGGCGCGAAGGCGCCGGAAGGCCGGTGCGTCTCTCCCGGGATGCGTTATTCGCTGCATTCTTCTTCGGACTGCAATGCATCACCGACCCTTTTACAGGAATATTTTATTCGCTGATGCTGGCGCTCTATCTCGTCAGTCACTTTGCTGCGGGAAGATTGCGCCGTACACCCGATATGCTTCTCAATATCATTGCAGCCGTCGCGATAGTAGCGTGTATGATCTCTCCGCTGTTCTATCCCTATATGGAAATGATAGGTGTGCGAGGGAGCGAAGATATGGCGAGGGGACTTGAGGAATCTCAGATCTTGTCATGTGATCTTATCTCCTATCTCGTGACGCCGCCCACCAATTTCGTATATGGCTGGATACCTCATGTCTATAAGGTGTCGCGGGCACAGTACCTCTTTCCCGGATTTGTCGCCGGTTTTCTTTTTATTGTCGGGCTTGTCCGGAAGAAGGGTTCACATCTTTCAGGAAGTGGCGAAAAGTTATTTTTAATCATCCTCGGCATTCTCGGCATCCTTATCTCCTTCGGCCCCTATATTTCGTGCGGGGGGCAGAGGATATGCCCCGGGCCTTATCTGCTCCTCTATCGCTGGTGCCCCTTATTCAGAAGTCTGCGGGCGATAGGGTGGGCTGCGCAATTGTGGCTCATCCCGTTCGCGATTTTCTGCGGTGGGGGGGCAGTCGCGCTACTCGGGTGCATTTCAGCCCGGCGGATAAGGGCATTGACAGGCGTTTCCATCATTTTGTTTATCCTCATCGAGTATTTCAATAAGAATGCATCAGGTGATTACTTCACTGCGCAAAACTATCATGTGGATTTGCAAGTGCCGCAGGTCTATGAGTGGTTGAAACTGCAGCCAGGGGAGTTTGGGGTGCTGGAACTACCGATGCCAGACAATGACGGCGAGTTTGAAGTATCAGGGAATGAAACCTACTATATGTTCTGGTCTCTTTACCATGGGAAGAGGATCGTCAACGGAGACAGCAGTTTCAGACCGCCCGAGTACTGGCCCTTGATTGACATAATGGCGCATTTCCCCTCAAAAGAATCAATTGCCATCCTGCGGGCGCTGGGTGTGAAATATGTAATTATTCACCCCGACCGCTATGATTATGACGAGTTTGAACATAGAAAGATAGGGGATGGGATAGGGAAGACAGTGGTTGAACGTACCCAGCAGTTGCCGGACGCGCTGAGGTTCGTGGGAGGATTTGGGCATAGCGTTGTCTTTGAACTGCTGGCGAGAGGAACCCCGCCACCGCCCCGGCGGGAAGGTACATGGAGGGAAATCAAGCCGGCGGGTGACTGGAAGTTGACGAGCACGATCAATCAGGATTTATTGCCGCTCATATTTGATAGGAACATGGCGACTGCATGGACTGCCTTCCACGGGTGCAATCTATACAACAACAATAATACGGTGGAAGTTGACATGGGAAAAGTGCTGGAGCTCTCGCGGATGGTACTGTGCTATCGGGGCTTCCGCGAGTTCCCAAGGGGAGTATGGGCACAAGTTTCAGAGGATGGGAAGTCATGGGATACTATTGATGTTCTTCCCTCCTACAGGGATCTTGTTGTCACACTCATCAATGATCCTCATAAGCGAGAATTGGATATGGTGTTTGCCCCGCGCAGGGTGAGGTACATTAGGTTGATTCAGACATTGCCATCTCTGTGGTGGTCTATCAGCGAGCTCCGTCTCTATACGAAAGGTGATAATGCTCGGGAGACAATTGAGGAGGGGGATGCAAAGCCTGCGCAGGTGAAGGCAGGCGTCTCGCGTATGGATTAG
- a CDS encoding radical SAM protein — MHRAIIRFQILMRQALPWRKPLYIMRLLYSAIRVYIFRSNLLRGTDFSIGYLCNLKCKHCFTTSLAWGRGRPTMSVEDYSRVSGESMRLGCIAFSIQGGEPLLYPELETIIKALRPRWNRIPIATNATLLTRERMLSLKRAGVDTINVSLDSGKPEEHDRFRGVPGTYYKAMRALEEALSMGFAVSINMTLPRTALYSDGFKKLLEFAHKKKIVINTLFAAPAGNWMKSQHFLMRPEDIAYYNKLREAYPFMMRDLDSNFGPRGCGAVHEMLYITCYGDVLACPFIHISLGNVLEEPLAIIRARGLSTYLFKRYHPKCWIAEEQEFIKAYVNLMSDKDRLPVRWDSPEGKTLLYDFRLGRHESPGAHDRH, encoded by the coding sequence ATGCACCGAGCCATAATCAGATTCCAAATCCTCATGCGGCAAGCCCTGCCATGGCGCAAGCCGCTGTATATCATGCGGCTTCTCTACTCTGCTATCCGCGTCTATATTTTCCGCAGCAATCTGCTCCGCGGCACCGATTTTTCTATCGGCTATCTCTGCAATCTCAAATGCAAGCACTGCTTCACTACCAGTCTCGCGTGGGGAAGGGGCCGCCCGACGATGAGTGTTGAAGACTACTCGCGCGTTTCCGGCGAGTCAATGCGGCTGGGCTGCATTGCGTTCAGCATACAGGGGGGAGAACCGCTGCTATATCCAGAGCTAGAAACGATCATCAAGGCCCTCCGCCCGCGTTGGAATAGAATCCCTATTGCGACCAACGCCACGTTGCTCACCAGGGAGAGGATGCTATCGCTGAAGCGCGCTGGCGTAGATACGATCAACGTGAGTTTGGACAGTGGCAAACCGGAAGAACACGATCGATTCCGCGGAGTTCCCGGCACATATTATAAGGCGATGCGTGCCCTCGAGGAGGCGCTATCCATGGGCTTTGCGGTGAGCATCAACATGACCCTACCCCGCACCGCGCTCTATTCAGATGGGTTTAAAAAGCTGCTGGAGTTCGCACACAAGAAAAAGATAGTGATCAATACTCTCTTCGCAGCGCCTGCAGGTAATTGGATGAAATCGCAGCATTTTCTGATGCGTCCGGAGGATATTGCTTATTACAACAAGCTTAGGGAGGCCTATCCCTTCATGATGCGCGACCTCGACAGCAATTTTGGCCCCCGGGGTTGCGGCGCGGTGCATGAAATGCTGTATATCACCTGTTACGGTGACGTACTTGCCTGCCCGTTCATTCACATTTCCTTGGGGAATGTACTCGAGGAGCCGCTGGCAATCATCAGGGCGCGCGGATTATCAACCTACCTTTTTAAGCGGTATCACCCCAAATGCTGGATTGCGGAAGAGCAGGAATTTATCAAAGCCTACGTCAATCTAATGAGTGACAAGGACCGGCTTCCGGTGCGATGGGACTCCCCTGAGGGGAAAACATTGCTCTACGATTTCAGACTTGGCCGGCACGAATCTCCCGGCGCTCATGACAGGCACTAA
- a CDS encoding class I SAM-dependent methyltransferase: MDPYSSIYANWEKFWGRGGKYTPLGLYITWRKLGQIRRLLNGLEVTNCIDVGCGSGRTLRLLSELTGNAVGMDFSPAAVAMCRAQGLKVRHENLLTHSGAYDLVFSDGLIEHFEDYRPFIAALCRLSRRYIMIVQVDHSIPVVKLLSHIEQWVKHSMNVPEYPHQIPSFIEEFGRYSFLPVDRGKLLWGGIKVLLFSKTTT; the protein is encoded by the coding sequence ATGGACCCTTATTCATCCATTTATGCCAACTGGGAGAAGTTCTGGGGGCGAGGAGGAAAATATACCCCCCTCGGGTTGTACATCACCTGGCGGAAACTCGGGCAGATACGGCGTCTCCTTAACGGGCTTGAGGTTACCAATTGTATTGACGTGGGCTGTGGTTCCGGGCGCACGCTAAGATTGCTTTCGGAGCTCACCGGCAACGCCGTTGGTATGGACTTCTCTCCCGCCGCGGTGGCGATGTGCAGGGCGCAAGGCCTCAAGGTGCGCCACGAGAACCTGCTCACCCATTCGGGCGCTTACGACCTGGTGTTCAGCGATGGACTCATTGAGCATTTTGAAGATTATCGTCCGTTCATTGCAGCGTTGTGTCGATTAAGCAGGCGCTACATCATGATCGTGCAAGTTGATCACTCGATTCCTGTCGTCAAACTGTTATCACACATCGAGCAGTGGGTCAAACACAGCATGAACGTGCCTGAGTATCCTCACCAAATCCCGTCATTTATAGAGGAATTTGGCAGATACTCTTTTCTCCCTGTTGATCGAGGGAAACTGCTGTGGGGGGGAATAAAGGTTCTCCTCTTCTCAAAAACAACTACCTAG